In Clostridium omnivorum, the DNA window GGAACACCAGCAGCTGTTGAATCCAATATTTGCACAACTCCCTGTCCACCATCAACAAGTACTCTATCTCCATTCTTAAGTCGTGTAGTGGCATTGCCGCATCCAACAACAGCAGGAATACCAAGCTCCCTAGCTACAATGGCAGCATGGGATAATGGTGCTCCTATGTCAGTGATAATTGCTGCAGCTTTAGGAAATAGAGGGGTCCATCCTACATTAGTAGTTGATGCTACTAATATTTCACCTGGTTTAAGGTTTTCGCCATCCTCTGGATTAATCAAAACACGCACAACTCCCTCTATTCTGCCTGCTGCTCCAGCATAGCCATTTAGTGTTTCCGAATCAGGCATATTGACAGTTACTAAAGTAGGATCATAATAATCCACTCTTCTGTCTGGATTTTCTACCCATTTAAACGGATCAAATCTTCCACGAATAATTGATGGTAATGGTGGCAGTGTTTTATATTTTTCATAGGTTTTGCGTCTAGCAGGAATATGAGTAAGCGCCGATTCGTCCCCAGAGAGCAAATTCAGAACTTCATCTAGGTAGAGAAAAAAAACATTCTCTCCAATTCCTGTGAGCTTTCCCGCTTTAATTGCAAAAGCACGGTTAACCCTGAATACTCTGGTCCATTCTGAACGAGCAGCTTCTCTTAAATAACTGCCTTCGGAAGCATCTGCAATTTGCCTTATAATCTTTTTTGCTTTTCCAGGATAACGTTCCTCAAGTTTTTTTAAAGTTCTTTCGTACTGAGTATGCTGCTTCTTTAGAAGTCCTTCAGCATCTACATCGGACTTTTTAAATTCCTCTATCTGTTTTTCAAGCCAAGCTTGATCCTCTGAAGGATCAGGTATCGATATCTCAAACTCATGAGGACCTCTATGACCATACTTCATTAAATATTCCTCTCTGCTCAATTCTCCCTTAATAATCTTTGATATCCCCACAACTGGACCAAGACTTTCAAGTTCAGAATTTCCCCTTAAATTTGACAGCAGAGTATTTGCGTCTTCCTTTCCTAAAAGCTTTGGAAGTTCTTCATTTAGCTTAAATAATCCCATTAATTTTTTTCGAGGAGCAAACCGGCCAACCCATAACGCTTTACAGTTATAAGGCCAAAGTTCTTCCTTCCAAATATCAAGCAATTCTTTATTGGTCTTTGTTCTATCAATGCGTTCTTTCATAGATCTGCACCAGTTTGGTGTGTCCTTAAGATAATTCGGCATTACCTTCGCAACTTCTTTAGAATTTTTTGAGGTATTCTTTATTCCTGGTATCATTGCTTTTATTAATCCTAATCCAGAATACGGATAAATAGGAATGTTCATTTCTTCTGGCATCTGTCCAAATATATCATTCATTTTTTTCAGCACAGGCTTATAGTCCTTACCAAAGGCAGGATATATTGATAATGCCAGATTAACATTGGAATACATTCTTCCGCATATATTACCGGAAAATAAA includes these proteins:
- a CDS encoding PEP/pyruvate-binding domain-containing protein, with the protein product MSIMVKGFKDLTPELQAFAGGKGGSLARMYQDGYPVPEGFVVLPSAFQKERLNDEAWNEIKVYLNNIRKNYDGALFAVRSSALSEDSAQASFAGEFETVLNVKTDKEIQEAIYTVFKSRNSERVKAYSSVQGMEQSHKIAIVIMLMVQSDISGVLFTADPITGSHTSMAGNFVYGLGEQLVSGESNAYPFKLMRPKGKYEGPSDFKKYASEMYKYASKLVKKSGSQQDIEWAVAKGKLYILQARPITTLKPGNPDTYELNDSFDGDFLWTNTNVGEAMADVFTPLSWSVIRALDEEQMVVPGYYLFSGNICGRMYSNVNLALSIYPAFGKDYKPVLKKMNDIFGQMPEEMNIPIYPYSGLGLIKAMIPGIKNTSKNSKEVAKVMPNYLKDTPNWCRSMKERIDRTKTNKELLDIWKEELWPYNCKALWVGRFAPRKKLMGLFKLNEELPKLLGKEDANTLLSNLRGNSELESLGPVVGISKIIKGELSREEYLMKYGHRGPHEFEISIPDPSEDQAWLEKQIEEFKKSDVDAEGLLKKQHTQYERTLKKLEERYPGKAKKIIRQIADASEGSYLREAARSEWTRVFRVNRAFAIKAGKLTGIGENVFFLYLDEVLNLLSGDESALTHIPARRKTYEKYKTLPPLPSIIRGRFDPFKWVENPDRRVDYYDPTLVTVNMPDSETLNGYAGAAGRIEGVVRVLINPEDGENLKPGEILVASTTNVGWTPLFPKAAAIITDIGAPLSHAAIVARELGIPAVVGCGNATTRLKNGDRVLVDGGQGVVQILDSTAAGVPISDQA